The Indicator indicator isolate 239-I01 chromosome 18, UM_Iind_1.1, whole genome shotgun sequence region GGGTTCCCCAGGGGAGCCGGAAGCATCTCCCCGAGCCAGAGCATCGCCCGGAGTGCCCTCACTCCCTTTTTGGGATGCCATCTCCCTGATCCCCACCTGGAAGGCGATGGCGTGGCAGGCGTCGCAGCGCAGAGCTTCGGGCATGTGGGGCGAGAGCCTCTCCTCGGGGCTGAGCTGGGGCGCTGCGATGGAGCGGGCTGGAGGGGCGGGGGGGTTCCCGCACTGCTCCTCGGCCCTCGTCCCTGCCAGCAGGCTCAGGACCAGCCACGCCGCCAGCACCGGCCGCATCCTGCCACGATGCCGAAAGTGGCGGGGCAGAGGCGGGGGCCGGTTACAAACCCCGCGGGGCCGGCGAGCGGCTGCTGATGCGCGGCCCCAGCACCTGCATCCGGCTGGGGCGGCCCCGGGGTGTAGGGAGTGGGGTGGGGCTGTCTCTGACCGACTCCGGGAGGGTTTCCCTGTCATTCAGTCCCATAACACCTCCTCCAACCAAATCTGCCTGGGGATGGTGTGCACCCTGCTGGAGTGGCATCTtggggctcagggctggggtTTGGGTTCAAGGACAGAGTTAGGGGTTCAAAGCTAGGATCTCAGTGCTGAGTTTGAGGTTCAAAGACAGAGCCTGGGGTTCAAGGCTGAGGTTCAGAGTTCTGGGCTGGGGTTTAAATTTCAGGGTTCAGCAATGGGCCTCAGGGTTGGAGTGTGGGATTCAGGGCTGAGGTTTGAGGTTCAGGACTAGCTTTCAGGGCTGTGGGCTGAGGCTCAGAGCTGGGGTTTGGGATTCAGAGATTGTGCTCAGGGTTGGTATTTGAGGTTCAGGGCTGAGGTTCAGGCCTGGAATTTGGGTTTCAAGGCTAGGGGCTCAAAGCTGAGGTTTGAGGTTCAGGGATGGGATTTGGGATTCAAGAACTCTGGTTTGGTGTTCATGACCGGAGTTCAAGGGCTGAGGTTGGGGGCTCAGGGTAGGGTTTGGGGTTCAAAGGCAGGGGTTCAGGGGTCACTGATTCCAGCAGAGCCCCTTCCCACTCCCAAGGACTCAGATCCATCCAGTGGCCTCTCTGGGACAGACAGACTGTGGAGTCTGAGTGTTCCAACCCCTAGGCTCCCCTGGAGGGGCTGTGGGAGTCCCTCAACCCTCTCCCCTTTACAAGAGCACACCAAGGCAGGATGAACAGGCAGGGTTCTAAGGCTACCTCAGCagttttattactattttacaGTGTCCGTGCTGCAGCTatggctgctgggggctgctggtggccaagcTACCATCCCTGTGTGCCAAATAGCTCCGGATGCCCTTGGGATGGATCCAGTAGTACAAGAACAGTGGTGGCCATGCATCTGGTCCCTTTGCTGGCCTGGGCCTGTGGCTTCAGTCccctgcaaggctgccagaTGCTCACAATCCTTTTTCTGCCCATTTCTGTGAGGAGCTGGTGAGGTCCAGCCGGTGCTTGTTACCCCTCAGCACTTCACCAGCTCAGCCATGGGCAGAGGGGGGTCTGTCCTGTGCCAAGGGTGATGCCGATTTGGGGGTTAAAGCCCAGCTGCTCAGGATGGGACATACCACACAGCCCCAAGGACCATCACATCCGGGGCATCGGTCCCTTCTCGGGCTCAGGAGGGTTGGTGTGGGCAGGGGGATGGCTGGGGCCGGGGCTGGCCCGCATGCCCGTGGGGATGTAGTAGAGGCTCTCCAGGTAGCCGCAGTCAGGACCCCCGGTAGTGGGTGGCCCCTCGCCTttgggagcagagctgaaggTCCCGGAGAAGCTGGGATTTTCGGCAGGTGACTGGTCAGGGCGCactggagagggtgcagagggtGGCTGGGATGCCATCAgccctggaaagctgctgtaggGCACGTGGGGTGGGCCATAGACCCCCGGGGCCAACACCAGGGGATTGAAAGGAGCCTGGTAGAGCCCCGTGTGCGATGCCGCCGGTGGGATGAGCACCTCCAGGTACTGCCCGGTCTCGGGGTCATAGAGTGTCTTCAGCTGGGGCTGCCGCGGTGGCTCCATGTAGTAGCACTTCCCGCTGTCGGGATCCACGAGCATCCTCCGGTGTGGGGATGGCTGGGGGGCGAAGGCTTTGGTGGGACTCGGCATGGTCTTGCTGCTTGGTGAGGCTCCGTCAGTCCTCCTTAGGAAGTGGTGAGGGTCCTCGAGgcgaggctggggctgggctgagggcagcagcactggctgctctgcagccaccagACCCTcgtggggctggggcagggggggctcGGGGCCAGGCTTGCTCCAAGGTGCTTCCCCACTGGGCAGGGGATGCAAATCAGTTCCCAGCGGAACACTGGATGGGTTGGGGACAAAAGGGGTCCCAGAGGACATGCTGGCTGGGTTAGGAACTACAGAGGTCCCAAAAGATGTGCTGGCTAGACTGGGGACTGACGGGTGCCTAAGGGAAGTGGGGATTGGGTTGGTGATCAAGGGGGACCCAAAGGGTGCACTGGATGGATTGGGGACCAAGGGGGTCCCAAATGATGTGCTGGATGGATTTGGGACCAAGGGGGTCCCAAATGATGCACTGGATGGATTTGGGAACAAAGGGGTCCCAAAGGATGCACTGGATGGATTGGGAGCCAAAGGGGTCCCAAAGGAGGCACTGGACAGGTAGGGGATCAAAGGGGTCCCAAAAGACTTGTTGGTGGGATTGGAGGCCAAGGAGGTCCCAAATGAtgtgctggccaggctggaggctgaTGGATAGACAAAGGGTGAGTTGGTCATGTTAGGGACCATGGGGGTCCCAAATGATGTGCTGGTGGGCTCGTTGGGGACTGCAGATATCCCAAAGGACACACTGGTTGGGTTGGGGGCCACAGGAGTCCCAAAGGACATGCTGGTTGGGTTGGGGACAAAAGGGGTCCCAAAAGGCAAGTTGGATGGATTGGGGACCAAAGGGGTCCCAAAGGACACACTGGCTGGGTTGGGGATCAGTGGGGTCCCAGAGGACATGCTGGCTGTGTTAGGAACTACAGAGGTCCCAAAGGATGTGCTGGCTAGACTGGGGACCAAGGGCGTCCCAAAGGACGTGCTGGCTGTGTTGGGGACTGCAGAGGTCCCAGAGGATGcactggctgggctggggaccAAGGGCAGCTTTGGCATGGGAGAGGATCTGGGGGCTTTCACGGGAATTGCCaagtagttggaggtgtctgctggggcaggaggaagcTGTGGCTCGGTGACCAATGGCCACTTGGGTAAATGCTCCCAGGCTTCCCTCTGCTCCGGCAACTGGCCAGAGGGACCTTCACCACCCTCCCCAGTTCGAAACGGGGCAGCAGCACCCGGACCACCAGCAAAGCCACCACACCCTGCTGACACCGGCTGGCTGActggctgcttctgcctctgctctctcGTGGGTGGCTCTGGTGCTCTTCTTGCTGCTGGATTCACAGGCTGTGGGTGCACGATGTCGCCAGCCGGGGGTCCAGCGTGGGGGTCCCTGTGGTCgctgctgccatgctgctgcACCGCTGATTCAAGCTCCTCAGCCCCCTGGAGCGCTCTGgtgccaccatggccatgtccCTTCTTCCCCTCCGTGGGACTCGATGGCGATGGTGGGAGAAGAACGGTCTTCTCCGTCCGCAGCACCGCACTGCTCTGAGCCGGCGAGCCGTCCCTGGCCCCCTccgggatggggactgcagagGTCCCAAAAGAAGTGCTGACTGGGGATCTCCGGCCCACCAGGACGTGGAGGTGCGTCTCCACGTGTGGCACGCCCTCGGCTGCCGGTGCCCGTGGTGGCACCCTGAGCTCGCTTCGCTCTCGGTGTGGGGGCGATGTCGGTGGCCCCTCCGCAGCGGCCACCCTTCTCCGTGTGGCCTGGACCCTCGTGATGTGGACAGGGGAGCCCTGAGTAGGcgagggctggctgctggtgaGCTTCGTGGGTCCCTCAGCACACGCCGGGGCTGGCTGGTGGCTGGTGGCTGCCAGCCCCCCCTCATTCCCTGGCTCTGTCACAGGCTCCTGGCGTCGGACCGATGTGCAGTGGATGACAAGTGGGGCGGCTGGGGGTGGCTCCCCACTGCTTGCTGGTGCCATGGTGCCACAGGATGTGCCACGGGATGTGCTGGCAGTCCCGAAGCAGAGGCTGTAGCTGTTCTTCACCAGCTTGCGCACGTCCCGGGGCTGCGGGATGCacaccttccccttccctttcggCTTAGGGGGAATGGCCGGTGGGGACCCGCGGGATGGGGAGCCAGGGCcgggcagctgctgggacaccactggtggcttctcctcctgctggctctgtggcagcagcttcACCTCCTGCGCCCGGGAGGTGAAGAGATGGCGTGAAGGCAGGGCGGGGAGCGCCCGGCTGTTGGGCTCGCAGCGGcggggctgggggtggctggGCCAGATGGCTCTCTCCCTCAAGCTGGGCCACGGCTTTGGCACCCTCTCAAATCTGGGGGCAACATCCAAGGCCTTCCCCACCCCGGAGTGGGCTTCAAACAAGGCTCGTGCTCGCCGGTAGCGAGTCCTCTCCGACTCGTGCTCCTCATCTGCGTCAGGCAGCCggtggccttccagcacctcctgatACTTCATCCTCTCGTTGAGTTCgttgaaggtctttttcagctTGCAGACGTTTTCCCTCATCGCttcactcagcaccacccctTTGGCGGGAtgcgtggtggtggtggtgtcccccaTAGTCACTGTGTCCACTGTAGCTGTCAGCATCCCACTGCCCCTTAAGTCTTCGGCTGAGAAGCTGCAATCTGAGCGAGAAAGCGAGCTGGACTTGCCCTCCAGGCCATCCCCGAGCAGGTCTGTTCCAGCGGAGGACGGCCCCGAGGAGGTCGAGCTGCCCCGCAGCCCCTTTTGCTCCATCTTGATCATCTGCTCGTACTGCATCTTCTTGGCGAGGACGTTTTTCACCAGGCTAGAGGCTGCTCTGGTCTTGTCAGCGTTGGTGTCCAGGGATGCTGTCTTCATGAACTGCTTGTAGTTGAGCTTGAAGTCCTCTCCGACGGCCCTGCCCTTGCTAAGGGGCTCCTTCCTGGTGGGAGGCAGAGGTTGGGGGACCGAGATGTCCCCCCTCGGGCCAAAACTcgtctccttcctctccttcctcttcagcaGGATCTGGCGCTTGGGGACAGTCCTCTTCTTGCAGTGGCCCTTCCTGGCCTCCCCACTCTCCAGCTCCACATCCACACACTCGAactgctccttccccagcaagcccagcagctccccgtCCACGCCTGCGGGGAAGGGCCATCCCACCCTACCGTGGAGGGCTGCCACCGTGCCCCGAGCTTCACCGCTGTCCACTGGCCACCGCCGCGGTCGCCCACCGTCCTCCGACAGGGAgttggagaggctggaggaggtgtGGGAGCTGCACATGTCGAGGTGGGCACCGGGGAGCCCTGAAAGGCTGCGGAAAGCCCTGGCTGTCAGTGCCCGCACCTCGCCGTCCGCCTCGTCCGAATCGCTGGGTGCCCCTCCGAGCATCCCCCCGGGCTGCCGGGGCAgaggcagctctctgctggcgGTGGTGGCAGCGGTGGCAAGCTGCCGGTCCCCGCCGAGGGGACCCATcctgcccccctgccccagcGCTGGGCTATTCTTAGCCGCGACGGACAGCTGAGCCTGCTGCGGGCGGCTGAGGGGGACGGGCGGCGGGGGGACGCTGGGGGCCCCCGCCACTGCCCAGCGTCCCGGGGCAGCCCCCTCTGCACGGCCGCCCCGCTGCCCCGTGTCCCTCGGCACCGGCGCCTCCTCGTCCAGAAACTCCAGGCAGTCCTTGAAGGTCTCGGTCCCCTCGGAGCACAGGGCAGAGTGGTAGGAGGAGACGGAGGAGCCTGACATGctcttggtgaggtcgtcgcggGGGAGGCCGGGGAGGTGGCCTTCCTCCTCCGACGTGGACCTCCGGCCCTCAACGCCGCTGCGGGGACCCTCGCCATCGGTGACgggcagctcagcctgggaCAGCAGGACTGGGTCCCTTTTCCCACGAGGCATTATGACCCCGGGGAGGTACCAGCCCGTGTTGGGGGTCCCACCTCGGTGCTGGGGACACTCCGCTGGGGCTGCTGGATCGACCTTCTGTCTCTGTCGCCGTCGCGGCGGCGGCTGGACCCAGCGCCGGGACGGAGCAGCCCCTCGATC contains the following coding sequences:
- the PROB1 gene encoding proline-rich basic protein 1 gives rise to the protein MAVGAEGLGSRQPGTSPGPRAQLQKRKRSRRSPETLPAAHPGRGAGAARRGWSIWSRLQGRGQRRPRPLAPRVRTWRGSCCQPRLVQPGRRGPGVTAPKQPLPAALPVLGPGPCAGSCGVRHRRESHRQRVPRRRMDTGRAAVLSSLPRSLRFGEQWCGVRGQSWQPPGRPLKPGVAVTSLQCSWHRLPRAGARCGPCDRGAAPSRRWVQPPPRRRQRQKVDPAAPAECPQHRGGTPNTGWYLPGVIMPRGKRDPVLLSQAELPVTDGEGPRSGVEGRRSTSEEEGHLPGLPRDDLTKSMSGSSVSSYHSALCSEGTETFKDCLEFLDEEAPVPRDTGQRVAGAPSVPPPPVPLSRPQQAQLSVAAKNSPALGQGGRMGPLGGDRQLATAATTASRELPLPRQPGGMLGGAPSDSDEADGEVRALTARAFRSLSGLPGAHLDMCSSHTSSSLSNSLSEDGGRPRRWPVDSGEARGTVLLGLLGKEQFECVDVELESGEARKGHCKKRTVPKRQILLKRKERKETSFGPRGDISVPQPLPPTRKEPLSKGRAVGEDFKLNYKQFMKTASLDTNADKTRAASSLVKNVLAKKMQYEQMIKMEQKGLRGSSTSSGPSSAGTDLLGDGLEGKSSSLSRSDCSFSAEDLRGSGMLTATVDTVTMGDTTTTTHPAKGVVLSEAMRENVCKLKKTFNELNERMKYQEVLEGHRLPDADEEHESERTRYRRARALFEAHSGVGKALDVAPRFERVPKPWPSLRERAIWPSHPQPRRCEPNSRALPALPSRHLFTSRAQEVKLLPQSQQEEKPPVVSQQLPGPGSPSRGSPPAIPPKPKGKGKVCIPQPRDVRKLVKNSYSLCFGTASTSRGTSCGTMAPASSGEPPPAAPLVIHCTSVRRQEPVTEPGNEGGLAATSHQPAPACAEGPTKLTSSQPSPTQGSPVHITRVQATRRRVAAAEGPPTSPPHRERSELRVPPRAPAAEGVPHVETHLHVLVGRRSPVSTSFGTSAVPIPEGARDGSPAQSSAVLRTEKTVLLPPSPSSPTEGKKGHGHGGTRALQGAEELESAVQQHGSSDHRDPHAGPPAGDIVHPQPVNPAARRAPEPPTREQRQKQPVSQPVSAGCGGFAGGPGAAAPFRTGEGGEGPSGQLPEQREAWEHLPKWPLVTEPQLPPAPADTSNYLAIPVKAPRSSPMPKLPLVPSPASASSGTSAVPNTASTSFGTPLVPSLASTSFGTSVVPNTASMSSGTPLIPNPASVSFGTPLVPNPSNLPFGTPFVPNPTSMSFGTPVAPNPTSVSFGISAVPNEPTSTSFGTPMVPNMTNSPFVYPSASSLASTSFGTSLASNPTNKSFGTPLIPYLSSASFGTPLAPNPSSASFGTPLFPNPSSASFGTPLVPNPSSTSFGTPLVPNPSSAPFGSPLITNPIPTSLRHPSVPSLASTSFGTSVVPNPASMSSGTPFVPNPSSVPLGTDLHPLPSGEAPWSKPGPEPPLPQPHEGLVAAEQPVLLPSAQPQPRLEDPHHFLRRTDGASPSSKTMPSPTKAFAPQPSPHRRMLVDPDSGKCYYMEPPRQPQLKTLYDPETGQYLEVLIPPAASHTGLYQAPFNPLVLAPGVYGPPHVPYSSFPGLMASQPPSAPSPVRPDQSPAENPSFSGTFSSAPKGEGPPTTGGPDCGYLESLYYIPTGMRASPGPSHPPAHTNPPEPEKGPMPRM